In Brevibacterium zhoupengii, the following are encoded in one genomic region:
- the nucS gene encoding endonuclease NucS has translation MRLVIAKCSVDYAGRLTAHLPMATRLIMLKADGSILIHSDGGSYKPLNWMTPPCSITVADPSQEQTEAGLTEIWTVSQAKTGDKLVISIAEVISDDQHEFGIDPGLVKDGVEAHLQELLAEHIETLGDGYSLVRREYMTAIGPVDILARDQGHGSVAVEIKRRGDIDGVEQLTRYLDLMNRDPLLTPVQGVFAAQEIKPQARTLAEDRGIRCVVLDYDALRGMDDPDSRLF, from the coding sequence GTGCGTCTCGTCATTGCTAAGTGCTCCGTTGATTATGCCGGTCGTCTGACCGCCCACCTGCCCATGGCCACCCGTCTCATCATGCTCAAGGCCGACGGTTCGATCCTCATCCATTCGGATGGCGGCTCGTACAAGCCCCTGAACTGGATGACTCCCCCATGTTCGATCACAGTCGCTGATCCGAGCCAGGAGCAGACGGAGGCGGGCCTGACAGAGATATGGACGGTGTCACAGGCCAAGACCGGTGACAAGCTCGTCATCTCCATCGCCGAGGTGATCTCCGATGACCAGCATGAGTTCGGGATCGACCCCGGCTTGGTCAAAGACGGCGTCGAAGCCCATCTCCAGGAACTGCTGGCCGAGCACATCGAGACCCTCGGTGACGGCTACAGCTTGGTCAGGCGCGAATATATGACGGCCATCGGACCTGTTGACATCCTGGCTCGGGACCAGGGCCACGGATCTGTCGCAGTTGAGATCAAACGTCGTGGCGACATCGATGGTGTCGAGCAGCTGACCAGGTATTTGGATCTGATGAACCGTGACCCGCTGCTGACACCCGTGCAGGGTGTCTTCGCCGCTCAGGAGATCAAACCGCAGGCCCGTACCCTGGCCGAAGATCGTGGTATCCGCTGTGTCGTTCTGGACTATGACGCACTGCGCGGCATGGACGATCCCGACTCGCGCCTGTTCTGA
- a CDS encoding F0F1 ATP synthase subunit gamma, whose amino-acid sequence MGAQQRVFKQKIRSTSSLRKIFKAMELIAASRIQKAIARSQAASPYANALTRAVSAVASESNVDHVLTSEPENVSRAAVLVVGPDRGFAGAYSANLLREAEELIRLLHSEGKDVSLFTVGGKAENYYTFRDRAIVQAWSGFSETPTADKAREIGEALLQSFNAESAENGVDEIYIVFTKFVSSVKHDPEYRRLLPLEVVDADEVATGGTSAPAKDAAAFPLYEFEPSAEAVLDSLLPRYIDSRILSALLSASASEQASRQAAMKTATDNADDLIKTYTRLANTARQAEITQELTEIVGGADALAASSAGD is encoded by the coding sequence ATGGGAGCCCAGCAGAGGGTCTTCAAACAGAAGATCCGCTCTACTTCGTCCTTGAGGAAGATCTTCAAGGCCATGGAGCTCATCGCTGCTTCACGGATTCAGAAGGCCATTGCCCGTTCGCAGGCCGCCAGCCCCTACGCCAATGCACTGACCCGCGCGGTCTCTGCCGTGGCAAGCGAATCCAACGTCGACCACGTGTTGACATCCGAACCCGAGAACGTCAGCCGTGCGGCTGTTCTGGTTGTCGGTCCGGACCGTGGATTCGCGGGAGCCTACTCCGCGAACTTGCTGCGCGAAGCCGAGGAACTCATTCGGCTTCTGCACAGTGAAGGCAAGGACGTGTCGCTCTTCACCGTCGGTGGGAAGGCTGAGAACTATTACACCTTCCGCGACCGAGCGATTGTTCAGGCCTGGTCCGGATTCTCCGAGACTCCGACGGCTGATAAAGCACGGGAGATCGGTGAGGCCCTGTTGCAGAGCTTCAATGCCGAATCCGCTGAGAACGGTGTGGATGAGATCTACATCGTCTTCACGAAGTTCGTCTCCAGCGTCAAGCACGACCCGGAATACCGGCGTCTGCTTCCGCTTGAGGTCGTTGACGCGGACGAGGTCGCCACGGGCGGCACGTCCGCACCCGCGAAGGATGCGGCTGCGTTCCCACTCTATGAGTTCGAACCCAGCGCCGAGGCCGTCTTGGACTCGTTGCTGCCGCGATACATCGACTCTCGGATCCTGTCTGCGTTGTTGAGCGCATCAGCATCGGAGCAGGCTTCGCGTCAGGCAGCGATGAAGACGGCGACCGACAATGCGGACGATCTCATCAAGACCTACACCCGGTTGGCCAATACGGCTCGCCAGGCGGAAATCACCCAGGAACTCACCGAGATCGTCGGTGGGGCCGATGCCCTCGCGGCATCATCAGCCGGCGACTGA
- a CDS encoding acetyl-CoA C-acetyltransferase encodes MAEAVIVAGARTPFGRLQGGLSSLTAVQLGGKAIAGALGRAGITGDDVEYVIMGQVLQAGLGQGPARQAAVEAGIPMNVPGVTVNKLCLSGINAITQAAQLVRAGEYDVVVAGGQESMSLAPHLLEKSRSGYKYGDVVVKDHMDYDGLWDAFTDQAMGGLTEDANAGDFEFSREDQDSFAARSHQRAATAWESGLFGDEVEPVTIAGRKGDVTVSTDEGVRAETTPESMAKLRPAFRKDGTITAGNASQISDGACAVVVMSREKAEELGAPILAEIRSHGWTAGPDSSLQHQPSQAIQAAAEKEGVAADSFDLYEINEAFAAVGLASSKDLGVDPEKVNVNGGAVALGHPIGASGARIVLTLALELQRRGGGTGVAALCGGGGQGDSLIITVPAQN; translated from the coding sequence ATGGCTGAAGCAGTGATCGTCGCGGGTGCGCGCACGCCGTTCGGACGTCTGCAGGGAGGTCTGTCATCGCTGACAGCTGTGCAGCTCGGGGGCAAGGCCATCGCGGGCGCGCTCGGCCGAGCTGGCATCACCGGCGACGACGTCGAATACGTCATCATGGGCCAGGTCCTGCAGGCAGGACTCGGGCAGGGGCCGGCACGTCAGGCCGCTGTTGAAGCAGGCATCCCCATGAACGTGCCCGGTGTGACCGTGAACAAACTGTGCCTCTCTGGCATCAACGCGATCACCCAGGCCGCCCAGCTGGTGCGGGCTGGCGAATACGATGTCGTCGTTGCCGGCGGCCAGGAGTCGATGAGCCTGGCACCCCACCTTCTGGAGAAATCGCGCTCGGGTTACAAGTACGGCGACGTGGTGGTCAAGGACCACATGGACTACGACGGACTGTGGGACGCCTTCACGGACCAGGCCATGGGTGGCCTGACCGAAGACGCCAACGCCGGTGACTTCGAATTCTCCCGTGAGGACCAGGACTCCTTCGCAGCCCGTTCGCATCAGCGCGCGGCCACAGCCTGGGAGTCGGGCCTCTTCGGCGATGAAGTCGAACCTGTCACCATCGCCGGCCGCAAGGGCGATGTGACTGTGTCCACCGATGAAGGTGTGCGCGCCGAGACCACACCAGAGTCCATGGCCAAGCTGCGACCAGCCTTCCGCAAGGACGGAACCATCACCGCGGGAAACGCGTCACAGATCTCCGACGGTGCATGCGCCGTCGTCGTCATGTCCCGAGAGAAGGCCGAGGAGCTCGGTGCTCCGATCCTCGCTGAGATCCGCTCCCATGGATGGACGGCAGGCCCGGACTCCTCCCTCCAGCATCAGCCGTCGCAGGCGATCCAGGCAGCCGCAGAGAAGGAAGGTGTTGCCGCTGATTCCTTCGACCTCTACGAAATCAACGAAGCCTTCGCCGCGGTGGGCCTGGCCAGTTCAAAGGACCTGGGTGTTGATCCGGAGAAGGTCAACGTCAATGGTGGTGCAGTGGCACTCGGCCACCCGATCGGCGCTTCCGGCGCGCGCATCGTACTGACTCTGGCCCTTGAGCTCCAGCGCCGAGGTGGCGGAACCGGTGTCGCCGCGCTCTGCGGAGGCGGGGGCCAGGGAGACTCACTCATCATCACTGTGCCCGCACAGAACTGA
- a CDS encoding thiamine-binding protein: MLVAFSVAPSGGDSTDASVHDAVAAAVEVVRRSGLPHRTDSMFTTIEGNWDEVFAVVKEATDIVGEFGPRVALVLKADIRPGYTGEIDGKLERLEKAIDARGGD; the protein is encoded by the coding sequence ATGCTCGTCGCATTCTCCGTCGCTCCCAGCGGCGGTGACAGCACAGACGCCTCAGTCCATGACGCGGTAGCCGCAGCAGTCGAGGTGGTCCGACGTTCCGGACTGCCGCACCGAACCGATTCGATGTTCACCACGATCGAAGGTAACTGGGACGAGGTGTTCGCCGTGGTCAAGGAGGCCACGGACATCGTCGGCGAGTTCGGTCCACGCGTGGCGTTGGTCCTGAAGGCCGATATTCGACCGGGATACACGGGGGAGATCGATGGCAAGCTCGAACGACTGGAAAAGGCCATCGACGCGCGCGGCGGCGACTGA
- a CDS encoding dynamin family protein, translating into MTDSKSAVTPPVGGALSDIAKRVSETRFTLQTDDFADGRELHRQLSSELTDYLLPRINRTQTPFMIAVGGSTGAGKSTLVNSLVGRTVTPAGVRRPTTGNPIVVHNPADSKFFESQSFLSDLPRSTDPATQTPSVVLIPDDGVEPGTAVLDCPDIDSIAESNRELARRILMSADLWMFVTTANRYADAAPWALLKDAAVRNTSVAIVLDRVPPQANREVRHHLSSLLSESGLANSPIFAVAELELEDGLLPHSAIYPIRSWISQVSSECRSQDRIRQRTLTGSIGAMPAQVKSLAAFAESQETTFDRLQASLDETFKSAEDGLAQIFSDGRVLHGEVNARWQDFVGTGQLFRGLEPTMARMRDRISAAVTGKHDAASPLHIAILRSAAISLREQAIGVVEEVSTQWLRDSAGSALLDAYPELRHSSTDLEDSVKSAVSGWSNEVNALVREIGQGKKSKARILSFGVGGVCAVVEYAAFWDPKFTNAGDQASRNDANVALSLAGTIFGEQEAVNLIGSIRDRFLTTAAGIIGGCRAPFDNVLRLSAVPARQAGALRASGDRLEVAL; encoded by the coding sequence ATGACAGACAGTAAGAGTGCCGTGACGCCACCAGTGGGAGGGGCGCTGAGCGATATCGCGAAGCGAGTCTCAGAAACCCGCTTCACCCTGCAGACTGACGACTTCGCCGACGGTCGCGAACTGCACCGTCAGCTTTCCTCAGAGCTGACGGACTATCTGCTGCCGCGCATCAATCGGACACAGACGCCCTTCATGATCGCAGTCGGTGGTTCGACCGGAGCTGGCAAGTCCACCTTGGTAAATTCCCTGGTCGGTCGAACGGTGACTCCCGCTGGAGTGCGCCGCCCGACGACGGGCAACCCGATCGTGGTGCACAACCCCGCCGACTCCAAATTCTTCGAATCGCAGTCCTTTCTGTCGGACCTGCCGCGCAGTACGGACCCGGCGACTCAGACGCCCTCAGTCGTACTCATTCCCGATGACGGTGTGGAGCCGGGTACGGCGGTGCTCGACTGCCCGGATATTGACTCCATCGCCGAGTCGAACCGTGAGTTGGCCCGCCGCATTCTGATGAGTGCTGACCTGTGGATGTTCGTGACCACAGCCAACCGCTATGCCGACGCCGCACCCTGGGCGCTGCTCAAAGACGCCGCTGTCCGCAACACCTCGGTGGCGATCGTGCTCGACCGGGTACCGCCGCAGGCGAACCGCGAGGTCCGGCACCATCTATCCAGCCTCCTGTCCGAGTCTGGGCTGGCGAATTCTCCGATCTTCGCTGTGGCCGAGCTCGAACTGGAGGACGGGTTGCTTCCACACTCCGCGATCTATCCGATTCGTTCCTGGATCAGCCAGGTGAGCTCGGAGTGCCGCTCGCAGGACCGGATTCGTCAGCGCACCCTCACTGGTTCGATCGGTGCGATGCCGGCCCAGGTGAAGTCGTTGGCCGCCTTCGCAGAAAGTCAGGAGACCACGTTCGACCGACTGCAGGCCAGCCTCGATGAGACGTTCAAATCTGCGGAAGACGGACTTGCTCAGATATTCTCCGACGGCCGTGTGCTGCACGGAGAGGTCAACGCGAGGTGGCAGGACTTTGTGGGAACGGGTCAGTTGTTCCGCGGGCTGGAGCCCACGATGGCTCGCATGCGCGACCGGATCTCTGCGGCTGTCACCGGCAAACACGATGCCGCCTCGCCCCTGCACATTGCGATTCTGCGCAGCGCAGCGATCTCCTTGCGGGAACAGGCGATCGGCGTCGTCGAAGAGGTCAGCACGCAATGGCTGCGCGACTCGGCAGGCTCGGCGCTGCTCGATGCCTACCCTGAGTTGCGCCACAGTTCGACGGATCTTGAAGATTCCGTGAAGTCTGCCGTCAGCGGATGGTCGAATGAGGTGAATGCGCTGGTGCGAGAGATCGGCCAGGGCAAGAAGTCCAAGGCGAGAATTCTGTCCTTTGGCGTCGGCGGAGTCTGTGCCGTCGTGGAATACGCGGCATTCTGGGATCCGAAGTTCACGAACGCCGGTGACCAAGCGTCGCGCAACGACGCCAACGTCGCCCTCAGCCTGGCCGGCACGATCTTCGGTGAGCAGGAAGCTGTGAATCTCATCGGATCGATTCGGGATCGCTTCCTGACCACTGCTGCAGGAATCATCGGCGGATGCCGGGCTCCCTTTGACAACGTACTACGACTATCCGCGGTACCGGCGCGGCAAGCAGGCGCCCTGCGCGCCTCCGGTGATCGACTTGAGGTGGCATTGTGA
- the murA gene encoding UDP-N-acetylglucosamine 1-carboxyvinyltransferase, with translation MDVFRLTGPSRLLGEVDIRGAKNSVLKLMAASLLAVGRTTISNVPAILDVRIMVQLLIRLGCTVDYDADRGVVSIDVPAEVGIQADYELVRAMRASISVLGPLTARMRSAHVALPGGDAIGSRGLDMHQAGLEALGATVHLDHGYFVAEAPEGLRGTDIVLEFPSVGATENLVMAATLAHGVTTISNAAKEPEIVDICTMLVDMGAQIRGIGTADITITGVDELRPVDHRTVGDRIVAGTYAFGAALSGGDVTVKGVGLSLMPNIAIKLRDSGATVDDLGEIALQDGTRGGGFRVRGAERPHAIRVATMPFPGFPTDLQPFVIALNSVSDGVGLLSENLFEARWRFVQEIARLGAKVRIDGNHALISGVESLSGAEVEASDIRAGAGLVMAGLRASGITEVSGIDHIERGYENFVSNLRSLGANIERVEKADILSFE, from the coding sequence ATGGATGTCTTTCGCTTGACCGGTCCGAGTCGACTGCTCGGCGAAGTCGACATCAGGGGAGCGAAGAACAGCGTTCTCAAGCTGATGGCCGCGAGTCTGCTCGCCGTCGGACGGACAACGATCTCCAACGTGCCTGCCATCCTCGACGTGCGCATCATGGTCCAGCTCCTGATCCGGCTCGGCTGCACCGTCGACTACGATGCCGATCGTGGCGTCGTGAGCATCGACGTTCCAGCCGAGGTCGGAATCCAGGCTGACTATGAGCTTGTGCGTGCGATGCGAGCTTCCATCTCTGTGCTCGGACCCCTGACCGCTCGGATGCGTTCGGCACACGTGGCACTGCCCGGCGGAGACGCGATCGGCTCACGAGGTCTCGACATGCATCAGGCCGGGCTCGAAGCGCTGGGTGCGACGGTTCACCTGGACCACGGCTATTTCGTCGCGGAGGCCCCAGAAGGTCTTCGCGGAACTGACATCGTCCTCGAATTCCCTTCCGTCGGCGCCACAGAGAACCTTGTGATGGCAGCAACCCTGGCCCACGGCGTGACAACGATATCCAACGCGGCCAAGGAGCCGGAGATCGTCGATATCTGCACAATGCTCGTCGACATGGGAGCTCAGATCAGGGGCATCGGCACGGCCGACATCACGATCACCGGCGTCGACGAACTTCGACCTGTCGACCATCGCACGGTCGGGGATCGGATCGTGGCCGGGACCTATGCCTTCGGGGCCGCTCTCTCCGGTGGTGACGTGACCGTCAAAGGCGTCGGACTCTCCCTCATGCCCAACATCGCGATCAAGCTTCGCGACTCCGGCGCCACTGTCGACGACCTCGGCGAGATCGCCCTGCAAGATGGCACGCGCGGGGGAGGGTTCCGAGTCCGCGGCGCAGAACGGCCCCACGCCATCCGCGTCGCCACAATGCCGTTTCCCGGTTTCCCCACGGACCTGCAGCCATTCGTCATCGCCTTGAACTCCGTGTCAGACGGCGTCGGACTGCTGTCGGAGAACCTGTTCGAGGCCCGCTGGAGGTTCGTTCAGGAGATCGCCCGCCTCGGCGCCAAGGTCCGCATCGACGGCAACCATGCACTGATCTCCGGCGTTGAGAGTCTCTCCGGCGCCGAGGTGGAAGCCTCAGACATTCGCGCAGGTGCCGGACTGGTGATGGCGGGGCTGCGGGCCTCCGGCATCACTGAAGTCTCCGGCATCGACCATATCGAACGCGGTTACGAGAACTTCGTTAGCAATCTGCGCAGCCTCGGCGCCAACATCGAACGCGTGGAGAAAGCCGACATACTCAGTTTCGAGTAG
- the atpD gene encoding F0F1 ATP synthase subunit beta produces MTATATDTSPAQGTALGRISRVIGPVVDIEFPLDSVPAIYNSLSTSVELSEGTRKLTFETALHLGNGIVRAVSLQPTDGLVRGQEVTDSGAPITVPVGDITKNHVWNTTGDCLNLEDGEQLEISERWPIHRSAPAFDELESKTEMLEVGIKSIDLLTPYVQGGKIGLFGGAGVGKTVLIQEMIYRIAHNHSGTSVFAGVGERTREGNDLIMEMDEAGVFKDTALVFGQMDEPPGTRLRVALSALTMAEYFRDVQNQDVLLFIDNIFRFTQAGSEVSTLLGRMPSAVGYQPNLADEMGLLQERITSTRGHSITSMQAIYVPADDYTDPAPATTFAHLDATTELSRDIASRGLYPAIDPLTSTSRILDPLIVGEEHYRVANEVKAILQKNKELQDIIAILGVDELGEEDKLVVHRARRIEQFLSQNTYTAEKFTQVPGSTVPLADTIEGFSKLCSGEVDHIPEQAFFNVGGLDDVMRNYEEMQK; encoded by the coding sequence ATGACTGCCACAGCTACGGATACCTCCCCGGCGCAGGGCACAGCCCTCGGCCGGATTTCCCGAGTCATTGGCCCGGTTGTCGACATCGAGTTTCCGCTCGACTCCGTGCCAGCGATCTACAACTCCCTGTCCACCTCGGTGGAACTCTCCGAGGGCACGCGCAAGCTGACCTTCGAGACCGCACTGCACCTGGGCAACGGCATCGTCCGTGCCGTGTCGCTGCAGCCCACCGACGGTCTTGTCCGCGGACAGGAAGTCACCGACTCCGGTGCGCCTATCACGGTGCCCGTCGGCGACATCACCAAGAACCACGTGTGGAACACCACCGGTGACTGCCTCAACCTCGAAGACGGTGAGCAGCTCGAGATCAGCGAACGCTGGCCGATCCACCGTTCGGCTCCTGCCTTCGACGAACTCGAGTCGAAGACCGAGATGCTCGAAGTCGGCATCAAGAGCATCGACCTCCTCACCCCGTACGTGCAGGGTGGAAAGATCGGCCTCTTCGGCGGCGCCGGTGTGGGCAAGACGGTTCTGATCCAGGAAATGATCTACCGCATCGCGCACAACCACAGCGGCACATCTGTGTTCGCCGGTGTGGGAGAGCGCACCCGTGAGGGCAACGACCTCATCATGGAGATGGACGAGGCAGGAGTGTTCAAGGACACCGCCCTCGTCTTCGGCCAGATGGATGAGCCACCAGGCACCCGTCTGCGCGTGGCGCTGTCGGCGCTGACCATGGCGGAGTACTTCCGCGATGTGCAGAACCAGGACGTGCTGCTGTTCATCGACAACATCTTCCGTTTCACCCAGGCCGGTTCCGAGGTGTCGACCCTGCTGGGCCGCATGCCTTCGGCCGTGGGCTACCAGCCGAACCTGGCTGATGAGATGGGACTCCTGCAGGAACGAATCACCTCGACGCGTGGTCACTCGATCACCTCGATGCAGGCGATCTACGTTCCTGCCGATGACTACACCGACCCGGCACCGGCAACGACGTTCGCCCACTTGGACGCAACGACCGAGCTCAGCCGTGACATCGCCTCACGCGGCCTGTACCCGGCTATTGATCCTCTGACCTCGACATCGCGCATCCTCGATCCGCTGATCGTCGGCGAAGAGCACTACCGTGTCGCCAACGAGGTCAAGGCCATTCTGCAGAAGAACAAGGAACTGCAGGACATCATCGCCATCCTCGGCGTCGATGAACTCGGCGAAGAGGACAAGCTCGTCGTCCACCGCGCTCGTCGCATCGAGCAGTTCCTGTCGCAGAACACCTACACCGCTGAGAAGTTCACTCAGGTTCCCGGCTCGACCGTTCCCCTGGCTGACACGATCGAAGGGTTCTCGAAACTCTGCTCGGGCGAGGTCGACCACATTCCGGAACAGGCATTCTTCAACGTGGGTGGGCTTGACGATGTCATGCGCAACTACGAAGAGATGCAGAAGTAA
- a CDS encoding DUF2550 domain-containing protein — MNPSVLLIVLLSLVGLALALIVVVTIRRRSISKLSGAFDCSINVGEESSSRPRWRLGVAVFSVASLDWYPVFALTRRAAVRLPRADLDILVRRKPTSGEQYSVLPDAVVVDCSYGKADGRPRSVSLAMDTESLSTMASWLESSPPGFNPTMGRFT, encoded by the coding sequence GTGAACCCTTCTGTCCTGCTGATCGTTCTGCTCTCGTTAGTAGGACTCGCCCTCGCGCTGATCGTCGTCGTGACGATTCGCCGCAGGTCGATTTCGAAGCTCTCCGGTGCTTTTGACTGTTCCATCAACGTGGGCGAGGAATCTTCTTCTCGCCCACGTTGGCGTTTGGGCGTAGCAGTGTTCTCAGTGGCATCACTGGACTGGTACCCCGTCTTCGCACTGACCCGTCGCGCCGCAGTCCGGCTGCCACGCGCCGATCTCGATATTCTCGTCCGCCGCAAACCCACCTCAGGTGAACAGTACTCGGTACTGCCTGATGCGGTCGTGGTGGACTGTTCCTACGGCAAGGCCGATGGCCGGCCCCGTTCCGTTTCCTTGGCCATGGACACCGAATCGCTGTCGACGATGGCGTCGTGGCTGGAATCATCGCCACCTGGCTTCAACCCCACGATGGGAAGGTTCACCTGA
- a CDS encoding coiled-coil domain-containing protein, which translates to MTPTEEFRTAMRGYEKSEVDSRLQQLRTEVESVRKALSDARSQVINADRAKLQIAGELSEAKAQLKKAANDSAEAAGPPGSRIDHLLKIAESQARETLSQANSDAETIRNKARAEAASARARMHTESNDTLSNARSEADAIISSAEMRADETVKAAEKRAAELKATAEREYNQAKEANEAATKEARESLEHELAELKATAEKEAADLRAAAKTQSDESLSTARAQADELLASAKARDEASTKAADELDVELAGKRQEAESDRKKRYDAAQVENKKLIDEAQARAAKADTEAKQAAERAETTRADAVKKADDIIADGKTRAQTLIGEARATAEATIEESAAEAKRNVASAQSQVDLLTKQRKTITAQLDQLRSLFAMPGVMGGESVDPAKAESASHATEQIADEQELADLLADDPEAASGADAKAPKDAQAGSKGGDSTGGAAAAATAPQASDEDASSEATDSKAAASEATGSESDKTTSADKATADKDEVSQDSDLPNGATDADTIAIDAQVSGGKNRNSKASRSGNSLR; encoded by the coding sequence GTGACGCCCACCGAAGAATTCCGCACAGCGATGCGCGGCTACGAAAAAAGTGAAGTTGATTCTCGCCTGCAGCAGCTGCGGACTGAGGTCGAGTCCGTTCGTAAGGCCCTCTCCGATGCACGTAGTCAGGTCATCAACGCTGATCGCGCGAAGCTTCAGATTGCTGGCGAGCTCTCCGAAGCCAAGGCTCAGCTGAAGAAGGCCGCCAATGACAGCGCCGAGGCCGCAGGCCCTCCCGGAAGCCGCATCGACCACCTTCTCAAGATCGCTGAGTCCCAAGCCCGTGAGACACTCTCGCAGGCCAACTCCGATGCCGAGACCATCCGCAATAAGGCCCGGGCCGAAGCCGCATCGGCACGCGCGCGCATGCACACTGAAAGCAACGACACTCTCTCGAATGCTCGCTCCGAGGCCGACGCGATCATCAGCTCCGCCGAAATGCGCGCTGATGAGACCGTAAAGGCCGCCGAGAAGCGAGCCGCTGAGCTCAAGGCGACTGCCGAACGTGAGTACAACCAGGCCAAGGAAGCCAATGAGGCGGCCACGAAGGAAGCACGCGAGAGCCTCGAGCACGAACTCGCCGAACTCAAGGCCACCGCGGAGAAGGAAGCGGCGGATCTGCGCGCTGCAGCCAAGACGCAATCGGATGAGTCACTCAGCACCGCTCGAGCCCAGGCCGATGAGCTGCTCGCCTCGGCCAAGGCCCGTGATGAGGCCTCAACCAAGGCTGCAGACGAACTCGATGTCGAGCTGGCCGGTAAACGCCAGGAGGCCGAGTCCGATCGCAAGAAGCGCTACGACGCAGCTCAGGTTGAGAACAAGAAGCTCATCGATGAGGCCCAGGCACGTGCTGCGAAGGCCGATACTGAAGCAAAGCAAGCTGCGGAACGAGCCGAGACGACCCGTGCGGATGCTGTGAAGAAGGCCGACGACATCATCGCCGACGGCAAGACCCGCGCGCAGACCCTCATCGGCGAAGCTCGCGCGACAGCCGAGGCCACGATCGAAGAGTCCGCGGCCGAAGCCAAGCGCAACGTCGCATCGGCTCAGTCTCAGGTCGACCTGCTGACCAAGCAGCGCAAGACGATCACCGCTCAGCTCGATCAGCTCCGTTCGCTGTTCGCCATGCCAGGAGTGATGGGAGGCGAATCAGTCGATCCTGCCAAGGCCGAGTCCGCATCCCACGCCACCGAACAGATCGCCGATGAGCAGGAGCTCGCTGACCTCCTCGCAGATGATCCCGAAGCAGCCTCCGGAGCCGATGCCAAGGCACCCAAGGATGCTCAGGCCGGGTCCAAGGGTGGAGACAGTACCGGTGGGGCAGCGGCTGCGGCTACAGCACCTCAGGCATCGGATGAGGACGCTTCTTCGGAGGCCACCGATTCCAAGGCAGCTGCGTCCGAAGCAACTGGTTCCGAGTCCGACAAGACGACCTCAGCAGACAAGGCCACAGCTGACAAGGACGAGGTATCACAGGACTCCGACTTGCCGAACGGAGCCACGGATGCCGACACGATCGCCATCGACGCTCAGGTTTCAGGTGGAAAGAACCGTAACAGCAAAGCGTCGCGGTCGGGGAACTCTCTGCGCTGA
- a CDS encoding F0F1 ATP synthase subunit epsilon: MAVLDVNVVAADQEVWVGEAKRVIARTSDGDIGILPGHEPVLGVVADGEARILTTAEETIRVKADGGFLSVENNRVIIAADQAELL, encoded by the coding sequence ATGGCTGTCCTCGATGTGAACGTCGTAGCAGCCGACCAAGAGGTATGGGTGGGTGAGGCCAAGCGCGTCATCGCCCGTACCTCGGACGGCGATATCGGCATCCTCCCAGGCCACGAGCCTGTTCTGGGTGTCGTAGCCGATGGTGAAGCGCGTATTCTCACGACTGCTGAGGAGACCATTCGGGTTAAGGCCGATGGTGGTTTCCTATCTGTTGAGAATAATCGCGTCATCATTGCCGCTGATCAGGCCGAACTTCTCTGA